A region of the Hydra vulgaris chromosome 12, alternate assembly HydraT2T_AEP genome:
AATATTTAATGCACCAAGTCTAATGCCTCTACTTATTACGATTGAAACCTTTCAATTGTGCTCATCAAAAATGATTATGAGTTTTTAACAATTGAGGGGACAAACAACACtaacaaaaatgtaactttgcacgtcatatatgtatatatatatatatatatatatatatatatatatatatatatatatatatatatatatatatatatatatatatatatatatatatatattcagcaaatgcatttattttgtAGGCGATATTAATTTAGACTTGCTTGATTATGTGGTAGGTTGTCAATGTAATATTGTTTGATTTaagattaaacttttaaattataaaaattgtttttataaaatttcgtctttgaaaaaaatattttgaaatacttccggtttatgattatgatttaataactagtaaaaaatttaaaaactacttcCCCCTCATTCCCATTCTAGCTTGAACACTATTTCCTAATAATTCTAAATCTGAATGTCTCTATCACCCTAAATCTGAATATCTCTAGTTTAAAGAATCTTTAAACAATGccaataaaacaaaaagcataacaaaaaatttatgaataacgTTTCCTATATATCTTCATTTGGacatctgaaaaaaaacttttgtaaaaattttcaaaaaattaacaaagtaaaaaataataaacaagaaTAAAACTATTTGCCCTTTCCCTGGCGCGcattacataataatattagGTTTTGTACTGCAGAAAGTGTTGATGAATCGTTCTGTCCTGTTATAAGGTACCTATCAATTATGACATGTGTACAGTTTGGCTTGCTTTTACTGTAGCAAGCatcattatctttaataaaatcttcCAAAATAATAGGTAAACTACTAAAATTATCCAAAATACTTAATTCTAGCAATGATGGTGCAGTAAGagaatattctttaaataaccattcattgtttattttagcCGAGCATAGTCCTGCAACTCCGTGCCCAACAGCACATATAGGCTTATTGTCATCTATAAACGAAACTAAGCAGCTACTAAGAGCTGAACTTGTAGCTAAATCGTAGAGACAGCCAAGACCACTGGGAATTAAAATCGCAGAAAAGCTTGATGCATCAACTTCTTCTAACTTAGCTGGAATCGAAAAAGGTTTCGATTTAAACTCTTTTAACCACCTGTTGCTGTTATCATCAATGTTGGTAAACTCTATAGGGTTGCCATTTGGTGTGACAATCGAAACATTAAATGCTGAATGAATAAGGGTAAATGAATGTATAAATGATTGTGCTGACACACCAGAGATTGATCCACTGCAAACTATCAAACAACTAGATTTTTTGGTAGTCatctgaaaaatttttatatactatctttcaattacaaaaataaataaatttgaattacaatagtaatattgaaatagtaatattgaaaaatattcatAGCTAACAGCCTAAGTCTATGGTGTAAAATAGATAAGTAATACAGATACTCACattcataattttatatataactatgcATGCATATTTAGAACTTCTCTAATGTCACACTGAAATAGCCTgttgctgggggcttcagtacatacatcaactatcttatagcttgcTGTTGCAAAGGAGTGCCGCTACATTAACTTAGGTTTTAACATAAGGCAGCaatctattgtttttttattttttgtttttttcttctgtcATGTCAGGGTTGATATAGCAAAGCCATATAATACAGCTAGTAAAAATTATATGGCTTTGCTAAGAAAAACATACAAATAGTTAATagtctgtttgaaaaaatttattattgcaaaattagtttattgagtttaattaataactttttaatagttttgtagTGTTGTAAGTTTTGTAAAGCttgtaaagttaaataaaaacatttttaattgagaatattaatttaaaacaaataataatgtaaaaaaaaataaataattaactttttttttgtactaaataggaaaaaaaacatttacatgagcttaatttttttgagtttagtttctttattatCTTTGGGAGTGTGAAGTAatgcaaaattctttaaaatgatGTTTGCCATTGTTCTAAATCAACTATAAAATCTATAATCAACTCTGAAAAAGTAATAGTACCCTAGACACTTTCTTGATCTATTTTAGGATAAGATTTTAGAGTTGCAACTGTCTCTTCActaaataattgtaaacaaGTGTAATTTGCTGTTCTATTGGTTTAGGATTTATTCATGTTTCAGTCAACTTAGATAACTTTTTTCCAAGTCTATATAAGTTaactaaacaagttttttttttttttttttaaacatcttcgcttccaacaaggctgcaagcagcCACTAAttaaagttggaagttactgaaaaagaaaagatgaagattgtagagcaagataacgattgacagaagacttaaaagattgcaaattatatgagtcaggaaagcaagatgaaggaagcgaattccaaagagctgatgttcgaggaaaaaaactagatgaataagcgtttttggagcacttaggaacagtcacagaaaaaggatgacacttaattgaatgacgagtagcACGCGAATGAATtatagtagatggcacaagagacgatagctctttagagcagtgcccattatagtatttgtagaaaagagaaagagaagcaactttacgacaatgtgataatggttggaggttggctgcaagagcaggtccaactatgtttacaacgtgtttttgcaccttgtctaaaagagaaagggcatcattagaggatccgccccagatatggcaacaataatccatacaaggccggatttgagatttatagagatagagaatagaatccgaagtaagaaagtgacaagctcgaaaaagagatgcaaccttagcagatgctaattttgcaactgatttgatatatggtttccaagaaagattggaagtaagagttaatcctagaagatgaagagtaggtgactcatcgagtacatcaccgttcataaatataggaagatctaaattattgcgataacgattggctgaaaaaaattgagttttatctgaattaaagttcaccagccactgtgagccccatgctgtagcagaagtgagatccttttcaagctcaaatgccccctccaagcaaccAGAGGGTGTTGGTTTTTTATCacgacaagaataaatggtagtgtcatcagcaaacaatgccaccttagatgagagaatatctggaagatcgttgatgtaaattaaaaagagtatagggccaaggatagaaccttgaggaaccactgaagttacagaataagaagaagagtgctgtccatcaaggacaacttttatactacgattgaaaaagaaggattcaataatcctAAAGATGTtgccagatacaccataagaagaaagcttatggagaagaccagcatgccaaactttatcaaagtttggcatgctggttttcTTAACCTCTCCACAGAGCCTTcaggccttaacctctccacctttatctaatgcacgataaaacctgtcagttattactgttaacaaatcagttgtagaacgagaagatcgaaatccgtATTGATGGTCGGAAAGTAAGtgattagattcaagatgagaaattaagtgtttgttaattaaagattcaaaaaccttgcttatgataggaagaagacttatgggacggtagttagacgaattcgatcgctctccagaatttttgaagatagggataacagatgccgctttccagcaggctggaaagcAAGACTCTAATAAGCAATTGTTGAATAGTTTCGAgagtatagacgacagctccggagaacacttctgcaagacaataacaggtatgttgtccgggccacaagctgtagaagagtctaggcaggaaatcactttagatacagatgctggagtgatatgaatgtcaagcaatggatcaacctgtttgttggcAATATCAGGTAGAaagcaactagtggaatcaagagatgatattgatgaaaagtttttagcaaacaattcagctttgtcttggtgaggtgacaaagtctgaaccatacaagagaggtggaattattgatttgcccttattattgatattattaaagattctccagaagtcacgagagcctaatttttgagatgagatacgagatttcatgacctgagaatatcgggttttggcattagacaaaacctttttacaattgtttctaacagtaataaacagacgtctgttttctggagaattgttttgctgataaatatggaagtaacggtttcgataaGCAATCGCAGCAGCACAGTgtgaagaaaaccatggaggagagtgaggcttgacctggaatcgtcgagagggaataaaagattccatgccagccagaatccacgaagttatgtaagaagcacatttgtcgacagaaagacgaaagatttctacccaagggccatcaccaagaaaatcacggaaagaatcccagtcagctttactGTAGTTGTAAGAGGTTCGATAATAGGGGAATTCAggtgatgaagaagaatgagatattagttttagagagatcaaactgtgatcagaaacacctaagggtgaatgtggagaaactgagcactgactaggatcagaaacaagacatatgTCGAGTAGTGAAgctaaatgattcgggttgtctggaaagcgagttggaaagttgactatttgagttagggattgagaaaggcaaaagttgtgggctttaatgcctgccgAATCACTGatactagagccaagccattcagagtggtgaacattaaagtcaccaacaacaactaTATTAgcagatggataaagagagagggcttggtcaata
Encoded here:
- the LOC100204024 gene encoding glutamine amidotransferase-like class 1 domain-containing protein 1, which produces MTTKKSSCLIVCSGSISGVSAQSFIHSFTLIHSAFNVSIVTPNGNPIEFTNIDDNSNRWLKEFKSKPFSIPAKLEEVDASSFSAILIPSGLGCLYDLATSSALSSCLVSFIDDNKPICAVGHGVAGLCSAKINNEWLFKEYSLTAPSLLELSILDNFSSLPIILEDFIKDNDACYSKSKPNCTHVIIDRYLITGQNDSSTLSAVQNLILLCNARQGKGK